The DNA sequence ATTCAAAATCAACACCATACAATGATGGGAAGGAggtctttttatttcttcttgcTTAATAAGGTGAAAAGTTTAGGAGTTTTGGAATGATACACTTTATaaagaaatgataatttaattttgtgaattCGAAATGGTTTTGTAACTTTTGTTGGATGTTCATTGCTACatataaagataatatatatatatatatatatatacatgtaaatatTATGGAGGGAGAAATTACCCACCATATTAAAGGAAATAgccatccataattattaaattttacaaGATAACTTTAAATTTTACGAATTTCATGATTATGGATATTTGTAGCCTACTTCGCCCTGCCcttgtctatatatatagacacatatTTACAGTAAGCCTTCTCAAAGAATTCATAAGAATATGTTAAAACTTTGGTGCATGGTTTTCGTCAAACAGATCAAGAAACACGAAAGCAGATACATGCACTTTGTGAAAAAaagcataataataaataaaaaagtccaGGTTGCtgaaagatataaatattattcGTTGACTTAGTTGTTGGTACTAAAAaaggggctatatatatatatatatatatactcatccGCTACAACAAACTAGGTCTGTAGCCACAattaattcattattattaatcaatacaatttatttctttattttattttgttttgttttatttgaaacatatatatatatataaatatataatttgtttcaaGTTGATGCTAAAGCCACTATACTATTTCTCTATGGTAAGTAACCACATCAATCACTTGTCTTCGTCACCAATATTGAGATTTTCTCTTTAGATACATATTAACAAAGTAAGAGATTGAAAGTCCAGTCATACAAATTTTTGGTATAGAAGCACTGAGAATGAAAAAATAGCTGACCATTTCTgggcatataaatatattgtatcTAGAAATTCAAAGCTCATAGTATAGTAATCGAAAGCCAATACTTGGGATATACTTGGAACAGATGATTACTGAAGTGAATGCTGTGATTAGTGAAtaagaatttataaaattagatttttcaGATTAAATGGTATAATATGATATTCAAAGTAAAAGGTAAAAAAGGGTGTGTGGTGCAGAATTCTATCAAATTTCCAACTTTTATTTGCCTTCTGTTTTGTCTTAATACAACGGTGGAAAATTCAtccattctttctttttaaaaagcTTAATTACCAACCAATGCAAACATTTCCACACAgactaaagaaaagaaaatgacagACACAATTTTTAGAGATAAGCATGAATTGAATTGTTAAAAGCTGGCTGCTAAGAAACATATCAAATTAGAGTGGCATATTATATCAAATAATCTaatctctttattattattattattatgtttttcatATCATATTTTGGGAGGGACAAGTTTCATATCACTCTCTATATATAGAGAACTTTAATTTATGTGCAAGACGCAAGATTAGAAACAAATTGCTTTGTTGCTCTTCTCCATGGCTATCTTTTCTATAACAAGCATTAACAAATCTCTAATGGCTGCTTCAATGCTCCTTTTGGGACTTGTAATGTCAAATTTTGGCATAACAGGTTttgtttgttcttcttcttcctctctccaTTTTCATTTGGTcaagcattttcttttttatttagtaAAGCATGTATTAAGAATGATGCTTAATCGGAGTAGTTGCATTCTCAAGCTAATGTTCGATGTATTCATATGTAGCTCAAATATAACTCACTGGTTCAAAATGCTTATAATGCCTTGTGAGTAATTATATGTTTTACTCACATATTGCctaactttggcataaaagaagatgtaataatttattttttattatcttctttTGTCTTGGTGGCAATAGTCAtagtaaaaacattattttctaACGCATATCTATCACTTTTCTTCTTTCTAAGAACTGCATAAATTTCTCAAATCCTGAAACAGCAATTCATATCTATTGTAAGGAGTCTGACAAGCAGGCTTCAAGTTATGCTTGAAGCAGGCTAACTGGGAGCTTTTTTATGTCATTCCTAGAGAGCAGATAATTAAGTTTGCCTTTCTGTTTTTGGGTTTATAACTACAATTTCTGTTGTTTGATACCATAAGGGTGTTGTCATTTTCCTGAATAAAAGATTTCCTATTtagttttaatcatttttcatcaATATTACAAAGTCATATTGCTCTTACTAGTGCAGATCATGTTTAACTCTGCATAATTCAATCAAATGGAAGTTGAtctaacaaattaattttatgaatgcAGCTGCACAATCTGTAGGTGTTTGTTATGGAATGCTAGGAAACAATCTACCATCTGCATCAGAAGTTATATCTCTTTACAGGTCAAACAACATCAGAAGAATGAGACTCTACGATCCCAATCGAGCTGCCCTGGAAGCTCTTAGAGGCTCCAACATTGAAGTCATGCTTGGTGTTCCAAACTCAGAACTTCAAAGCCTAGCAAACCCTTCAAATGCAAATGCATGGGTACAAAGAAACGTGTTGAGCTTCTGGCCAAGTGTCAGATTCAGGTACATTGCTGTTGGGAATGAAGTGAGTCCTGTTAACGGAGGCACATCTCATTATGCTCAATTTGTTCTCCCTGCATTGACGAACGTATTCAATGCAATTAGATCAGCAGGTCTGCAGGATCAAATCGCAGTTTCAATTGCAATCGACATGACTTTGATAGGGAACTCCTATCCTCCATCAGCAGGTGCTTTTCGAGATGATGTTAGGCGCTATCTAGAGCCAATCATTGGCCACCTATCATATGCAAGAGCACCTCTACTTGCTAATATCTACACATACTTTAGCTATGTTGGCAATCCAAGAGATATCTCTCTTCCTTATGCTTTATTAAGCTCACCATCCGTAGTTGTATGGGATGGTTCGCGAGGATACACAAACCTGTTTGATGCAATGCTAGATTCTTTGTACTCTGCTATGGAGAGGCTTGGAGAATGGGCTGCTTTGGATGTTGTTGTGTCTGAAAGTGGGTGGCCATCGGCAGGAGGGTCTGCGACATCTTTCGATAATGCAAGGACTTATTACTCGAATTTGATTCGTCATGTTAGAGGAGGAACCCCAAAGAGACCTGGTAGACCTATAGAGACTTACTTGTTTGCTATGTTTGATGAGAATCAGAAGAATCCAGAACTGGAGAAACACTTTGGGGTTTTCTATCCCAACAAACAACCAAAATACAACCTAAATTTTGCTGCAGAAAGAACATGGGATATTTCAACCGAATACAATAATACTCTTCCCCTTATAAGTAATATGTAAGCTTTGGAATttaccaagaaaagaaaatatatgtacgctttggattttgttttgttcttgttCTATTTCCAAGTATGCACTTGTATTTATCAATAAGAGAATCTCATGTTTGATTTTGCTTATGAGGAAACAGAATCTGTGTAATTGTATTTTCTAGTAAATGTCATTTTCACGTGTATGCATCATAAATATATGACCGACCAAAATGTAACAATATCAAAACCTTCATCAAACTCACATAAGCTTCAGTAAG is a window from the Ziziphus jujuba cultivar Dongzao chromosome 11, ASM3175591v1 genome containing:
- the LOC107418979 gene encoding glucan endo-1,3-beta-glucosidase, basic vacuolar isoform, which encodes MAIFSITSINKSLMAASMLLLGLVMSNFGITAAQSVGVCYGMLGNNLPSASEVISLYRSNNIRRMRLYDPNRAALEALRGSNIEVMLGVPNSELQSLANPSNANAWVQRNVLSFWPSVRFRYIAVGNEVSPVNGGTSHYAQFVLPALTNVFNAIRSAGLQDQIAVSIAIDMTLIGNSYPPSAGAFRDDVRRYLEPIIGHLSYARAPLLANIYTYFSYVGNPRDISLPYALLSSPSVVVWDGSRGYTNLFDAMLDSLYSAMERLGEWAALDVVVSESGWPSAGGSATSFDNARTYYSNLIRHVRGGTPKRPGRPIETYLFAMFDENQKNPELEKHFGVFYPNKQPKYNLNFAAERTWDISTEYNNTLPLISNM